The proteins below are encoded in one region of Mya arenaria isolate MELC-2E11 chromosome 15, ASM2691426v1:
- the LOC128220361 gene encoding uncharacterized protein LOC128220361 — translation MNFSQIGVSQLGIRKKILDGIHSVHKKDWDNASLPTMHYNKQVSCGEALAMVANISKHIKYICTTMAYLQNQLSRSPAILEQLQDGTGPKQLHKHTVDTIHNLTSLQTQLGTLKLQLEQMLEKGNYDPPDLIHAPPPTSNSRRRLVPMVILSGALLVTLVWNKDAISQWIGREPS, via the exons ATGAACTTTTCTCAGATTGGTGTAAGTCAGCTTGGAATTCGTAAGAAGATACTGGACGGAATACACAGCGTTCACAAGAAGGATTGGGACAATGCTAGTCTACCAACAATGCACTACAACAAACAAGTCAG CTGTGGGGAAGCCCTAGCAATGGTAGCCAACATCTCGAAACACATCAAGTATATCTGCACCACCATGGCTTACCTCCAGAACCAGCTGAGCAGGAGCCCGGCAATACTGGAGCAGCTCCAG GATGGCACCGGTCCAAAGCAGCTTCATAAGCACACAGTTGACACAATACACAACCTGACGTCACTACAGACACAACTAGGAACTCTAAAGTTACAACTAGAACAG ATGCTAGAAAAAGGCAACTATGATCCACCAGACCTGATTCACGCTCCCCCACCCACCTCCAACAGCAGACGTCGGCTTGTTCCCATGGTGATTCTGTCTGGTGCCCTGCTTGTAACTCTGGTCTGGAATAAGGATGCTATATCACAGTGGATAGGAAGGGAACCATCTTAG
- the LOC128220516 gene encoding caveolin-1-like, whose translation MADQVDLVNRDPNNINAHLKATFEDVFAEPDGTHSIDCVWKLAFTCFNMCKGFWYKLLTLFCGCCMACEWGFIFAIEIFNQVWILTPHLRLLSIQCAPIQKLWTIYLQCCVGPCCDACGMILNNVRVTHVK comes from the exons ATGGCAGACCAAGTGGATTTAGTTAACCGGGACCCTAACAATATCAACGCTCACCTCAAG GCCACCTTCGAGGATGTGTTTGCCGAGCCGGATGGTACCCACTCCATCGACTGTGTTTGGAAGCTCGCGTTCACATGCTTCAACATGTGCAAAGGTTTCTGGTACAAGCTGTTGACCCTCTTCTGCGGTTGCTGCATGGCCTGCGAGTGGGGCTTTATTTTTGCCATTGAGATCTTCAACCAGGTGTGGATACTTACCCCGCACCTGCGTCTGCTGTCCATCCAGTGCGCTCCCATACAGAAGCTCTGGACCATCTACCTTCAGTGCTGTGTCGGGCCATGCTGTGACGCATGTGGCATGATTCTCAACAACGTTAGAGTCACACACGTCAAATAG